A single genomic interval of Arachis duranensis cultivar V14167 chromosome 7, aradu.V14167.gnm2.J7QH, whole genome shotgun sequence harbors:
- the LOC107458429 gene encoding uncharacterized protein LOC107458429, whose amino-acid sequence MASESSRSSRSRGSAQKRGILCGHGERPVLQVFGTKENPGRRFWGCVYYEVNDECQFFRWANPEVGSEDPHVARLKRKIIALKADVKASVWKLKVAWVFGMVGWVGCVCCWL is encoded by the exons ATGGCGTCGGAGAGCTCAAGGTCGTCTCGGAGCAGGGGATCTGCGCAGAAGAGGGGGATTCTTTGTGGGCATGGAGAGAGACCAGTGTTGCAAGTTTTCGGAACCAAAGAAAACCCAGGTCGCCGATTTTGGGGCTGCGTCTACTATGAG GTTAATGATGAATGTCAGTTTTTTCGTTGGGCAAATCCAGAAGTTGGAAGCGAAGATCCGCATGTTGCAAGGTTGAAGAGGAAAATCATAGCCTTGAAGGCAGACGTGAAGGCATCTGTGTGGAAGTTGAAGGTTGCTTGGGTGTTCGGCATGGTTGGCTGGGTTGGTTGTGTATGTTGCTGGCTGTAG
- the LOC107458449 gene encoding 60S ribosomal protein L9, which yields MKTILSSETMNIPDGVSIKVHAKVIELEGPRGKLVRDFKHLNLDFQLIKDENGNKKLKIDAWFGSRKTSAAIRTALSHVENLITGVTKGYRYKMRFVYAHFPINASIASNNTSIEIRNFLGEKKVRKVDMLEGVSVVRSEKVKDELIVDGNDIELVSRSCALINQKCHVKNKDIRKFLDGIYVSEKGTILDEQ from the exons ATGAAGACGATTTTGTCATCGGAAACGATGAACATTCCCGACGGGGTGAGCATCAAGGTCCACGCCAAAGTGATCGAGTTGGAAGGCCCACGTGGCAAGCTTGTGCGCGATTTCAAGCACCTCAACCTTGATTTCCAGCTCATCAAGGACGAGAACGGAAACAAGAAGCTCAAGATCGACGCCTGGTTTGGCTCACGGAAGACCTCCGCCGCCATCAGAACCGCCCTCAGCCACGTCGAGAATCTCATCACCGGCGTCACCAAGGGCTATCGTTACAAGATGAGGTTCGTCTATGCTCACTTTCCGATCAATGCTAGCATCGCTAGTAACAACACCTCCATCGAGATCCGCAACTTCCTTGGCGAGAAGAAG GTGAGGAAAGTGGACATGCTTGAGGGAGTTTCTGTTGTTCGATCTGAAAAGGTCAAGGATGAGTTGATCGTGGATGGAAATGACATTGAGCTTGTTTCGCGCTCTTGTGCCCTCATTAACCAG AAATGCCATGTCAAAAACAAAGATATTCGGAAGTTCCTTGATGGTATCTATGTTAGCGAGAAGGGGACAATTCTTGATGAGCAGTAA